DNA from Chitinophagaceae bacterium:
CTAAAAAAAACTTATCTTGATAGTATCGGTTATCAATATTTATATTTATAGAAATGATACATAGTGCTGATAAAAAAAGATAAAGTAGAACTATAAAGAGAATAACTCTATCAATAAAAATAGTAACTTGATCCAAAAGTAATGATACTGACTTGTGAAACAATAAAAATAAAAAATAATATCCCACAAAGTTCTATAAAATGAATTAGATACTCAAAAACATATAATTTACATGTTTTTTTGATAAAAAATGTGTGATTTTTATAGAAATGAGAAAAGAATATAATTATATTATTATAGATAAAGTCATAAAAACATCTGACATATTGAGTTTTTCATCAAAAAACACATAATTTTTATGTTTTTTGATAAAAAATGCACAATTTTTTATAGGGATGGGGAACAATTATTTAAATATAAAAAAAATATTTTATTATAGTGTAAATAAATATTAACTAATAATTAAATAACTATCATTAAAATATTATATAAAAAAAGAAAGTTTTTTATTTTTTACACATATTAAATAGTATGTAATCATTTAACTACTCTATTTGTTTGATAATTAACGACTTATAATCTCGAGAAAATGGATACTTTCTATATTTTTTAAAACAAATCAATTAAAAAAACATCTTATAACTATATAAAAAATATTGATTATCAAGTAAATTTTCCTAAATAGTTACAAAAATAATAAAATGTTAAAAAAAGTGTAGTTTCCAATTGTGAAATGTTAACTCTGCAAAGTTACATTTCTTATTAAATAATTATTTTAATAATACATAAAACAAATTATACTATTTATTAATGGTCAAAATAATAAGCTTGCACAATAAAAAAGAAATATGCAAATTTTAAATACACTAATAGTATGAGAGGCATATACCTCACAGAGAGGTAAATATAATATAACCCATAATATTATTCTTAAACAGAGAAAAAATGAAAAAGAACACCAATGTATTGCAGAAAATATATATGTATCACAACGCATATTTAATATAGGATATCATAATATAATAAAATTAATAATCTTAATTACACAAAAAAGTACAATGAAAAACAAAATAATTACATTAACAGGAACATCACAGAGTATAAATAATATAATATATAATACTATTAATTAAAAAAAGAAAAAAATGAATAATAACACAAGTAAATTAGATACATTACATAACATATATAGATTAAATAATATGAACACTATATTACATTCTAATACAAGTAATAATTTTATGACATACAGAGAAAAAATAAAAAGTAATTATAAAAGAAATAATTTTGTATCATCTTTGAACCCATTCAAATATTTGACAAAGGTACTAGCAGGACTATTAATATGTATTACTTTTGCAAGTAAAGCTCAAAATATAACTTTTGTATCATCGGCAAATAGAACTTTTGGAGATGCACCTTTTATTGTATTGGCAACATCTTCCTCAACTTTACCTATTTTTTATTCCGCTTCTTCTACTTTGGTAAATATCAATATAAATACAGTGACTATGAGAGGAGCAGGTGTATTAAATATTACAGCATATAGGTCCGGAGGTTCATCTGCTCTGCAAATACTTACTATAAACAAAAAGGCTCAGAGTATAATTTTTGGAGCGTTACCACAGAAAACTTTTGGAGATGCACCTTTTATTATAACAGGAAGGTCTTCTACAAGTTTACCTGTTTCTTATTTTACTTCTAATACTAATATAAGTATCAGTAATAATACAGTGAGTATAAAAAAAGCAGGAATAGTGAGTATTATAGCATATCAAACGGGAAATGAAAATTATCTAAAAGCAGATTCTGTGGTGCAAATACTTACTATAAACAAAAAGGCTCAGAGTATAATTTTTGGAGCGTTACCACAGAAAACTTTTGGAGATGCACCTTTTATTATAACAGGAAGGTCTTCTACAAGTTTACCTGTTTCTTATTCGGTTTCTAATCCTATAGTACAAATCAGTAGAGGCAGGGTAATAAACGGAGTAAATATAGATACAATAAAAATAATAGGAGTAGGCAGCACAGGTACATTAAGCATTGGTACAGTAACCATTACAGCATACAGTGAAAATGATACTCTTTTTGGTTTTACCAAACAAATACTTACTATACACAAAAAAACTCAGAGTATATTTTTTGAAACATTATTAACGAGGATTATTGGAGATACTACACGTTTTATTTTATCTGCAGTGTCTTCTGCTAGTTTACCTGTTTTATTTTCTTCCGCTTCTCATTTGATAAGCATCAATAATGATGACACAATGAAAATTAATGTTGGTACAGTGAGTAGAGTGATTACAGTGAGTACATTAAAATCGAATGGTGTAGGAATGGCTAGTATTACAGCATACCATACGAACAATAATTATACAAATCCACCAATAACACAGGTACTGAACATTCAACCCTCTCTTGTTTACAGAGATAGAGATGGGGATGGTCTCATAGAAATTTATTCTATAAATCAGCTGGACTCCATAAGAAATAATCTCACAGGTATTTGTAACGTAGGTACTTGCAATGGGTATGAACTTACTATAAGTTTAGATTTTAATAATATATCTTCTTATAGAGATACTACAAAGATATTTAAAACCTTTACAGAAAGATCAGGAAGTGGATGGAGTCCTATTGGCATTGCTATTACTGCTAGTGATACTATTCAAGGAATACCATATAGTGCTATTTTTGAGGGCAATGGATTCACCATAGATAATCTGTATATAAATAGAAAAAATGCTGATTATGTAGGTTTTTTTGCATGGACGGGAGAAAGTAGCAATATCAGAAATATAGGTATCAGAAATGCAGTTATTAAGGGACGTAAGAACGTTGGTGGATTGGTGGGATATAATTTTCGCGGAACAATAACCCAAACTTATGCTAAGGATTCCGTCTTTGGTGGTTTGTATGGTGGTAGTTATTATGGTGGATCTATCGGCGGATTAGTAGGAAGAAATACTCTTGGGAAAATAAGCCAAAGCTACACTACCGGATATATCTGTGATACTTTTAATCTTTCTACTAATACTGGCGGATTAGTCGGATATCATGAAGGTGGAGCAATAAGCGAAAGCTACTCTACAGCATCTGTCTCGGGACATTCTATTGTCGGTGGATTAGTCGGATTTAGTCGTTATGGTTTTATAAGCCAGAGCTATGCTACAGGATCTGTTT
Protein-coding regions in this window:
- a CDS encoding T9SS type A sorting domain-containing protein, producing MNTILHSNTSNNFMTYREKIKSNYKRNNFVSSLNPFKYLTKVLAGLLICITFASKAQNITFVSSANRTFGDAPFIVLATSSSTLPIFYSASSTLVNININTVTMRGAGVLNITAYRSGGSSALQILTINKKAQSIIFGALPQKTFGDAPFIITGRSSTSLPVSYFTSNTNISISNNTVSIKKAGIVSIIAYQTGNENYLKADSVVQILTINKKAQSIIFGALPQKTFGDAPFIITGRSSTSLPVSYSVSNPIVQISRGRVINGVNIDTIKIIGVGSTGTLSIGTVTITAYSENDTLFGFTKQILTIHKKTQSIFFETLLTRIIGDTTRFILSAVSSASLPVLFSSASHLISINNDDTMKINVGTVSRVITVSTLKSNGVGMASITAYHTNNNYTNPPITQVLNIQPSLVYRDRDGDGLIEIYSINQLDSIRNNLTGICNVGTCNGYELTISLDFNNISSYRDTTKIFKTFTERSGSGWSPIGIAITASDTIQGIPYSAIFEGNGFTIDNLYINRKNADYVGFFAWTGESSNIRNIGIRNAVIKGRKNVGGLVGYNFRGTITQTYAKDSVFGGLYGGSYYGGSIGGLVGRNTLGKISQSYTTGYICDTFNLSTNTGGLVGYHEGGAISESYSTASVSGHSIVGGLVGFSRYGFISQSYATGSVSASDSIVGGLLGMNYVGYALQSYATGSVSGTSSVGGLVGWSAGTVLYCYWNKDSAQLVNRIPRDNNRKIGLGKILKNILLGPRIITPIDQYRLIYEKGLTLAAMKSPTGLDSDSIRELGPGFIYTPGHFPGIHRGARITIGAVEYTQTIPGITNNIEASGTIEYITEGTDSTRAIIILDGVHFTSNLSYVYSETGDSIWNIQNGTGSGIIGSKNTVIDFPLIGSKTHGDEPFTLRASSFDNLPVSFFVSNTLLEIRENIATINGAGTVSITAYTRNDTVFGFSTQIITINRRNQSVSFEALSTKTFGNGSFVLEAKSSSGLPVMFSASSTLVSINTNTASIKGAGTVNITAYSGNSVLFGFVTRMLTIYKATQSVSFGALSTKTFGDGPFVLQASSSSGLPIIFLVSNNLVSINNNTVTINGAGMVNITAYQIGNENYLQGFALQTLAIQTTIINPLTFIGKENPAINIYPNPANGFITIQTDKNQKASSVKIYNLAGREIMNYSRNVIHSISTETLPKGQYIIIIYGETGVVLKAEKITIK